TTTCCACAATCTCCTTGATCTTTCCTGCCAGATCTTTACCGATCCCCCTCAATTCTGTGAGATCGCTTTCTGATTCGATCCTGTCCGACACATTCTGGGGCAGATTGGCGATTATCCTGGCCGCATTTCGATATGCACGGATTCGGAATGGACTTTCGTCTTCAATTTCCAGGAGATCCGCGACCTTATTGAATATATCGGAGACATCGGAATTTTGAACGGGCATTAGCGATTCCCTGTAGGATACTGAATCCCGGATTGAAAACCGGATACTCGCTGGTGCGAAGCAAAAGCCGGTCTTCAGCGGGATTGGATATTCTCCCTCGTTTATCCGGGGGGTCCTTACCGCCCGGCTGGAAAGATCTTTGCCAGGAGGCGGTAATGTCCCTCCATGTCGATCGCCTCCGGTATCATGTCCAGATTGAGATCCCGGCAATTACAATGAGTACAAGTGAATTGGGGCCATCTGGCCCGGACCGCCCTCTCCAGGCATTCTCCATAATAAGGGCAAAACGGATTCTTAAATGGCGAAGAATCCTCTTCCTTGCATATCTCCGGTTCTTGACGGTAAAGCGTGCGATGTTCTGTTGCGGTCATTTTTCCCCTCCTCGGTTACGGTTTTGACGACTTATCAGGCAGTATCTTAATGTGAGTGCAACGACTTACGCCCGGCGCCGGGTAACCCCCACCGCTGCCGGAGACCCATCACCAAATCCCGGGCGGATACCATCTCTCTTCACCCGTGACCCGTTGCTAAAGATTAACCCATTCGACAGGGATATAAATAGGGTGCATTCATTATCTTTCCCTTAGGGACACCGTATCCCCCTACCCGGTTCAAACCGCTGTTCATACCTTATACTTGTCCAGGGAAATGCAAATAAGGCATTCCCCCCATTCCTTTCAACAGGAACGATCACGTATTTTAGACAAAAGACAACATTAAGCGATGATGTCAACGGTGCAGAAAAATCCAGGACATCAGATGAATGAAAGGAGACGGCATGCTGCGAAGTCTAAGTGCAACGGAGAATTATGTTCTTTCCGCCAAAGACGGCGATATCGGTCGCTGCAAGGATTTTCTCTTTGACGATGAATTCTGGACAATTCGCTATATGGTGGCTGACACGGGAAAATGGCTGCCCGGCAGAAAGGTTCTGATATCGCCTATTTCCCTCGGGGAACCCGATTGGCTTCAGCGGCGGTTTTCAGTAAATCTGACCAAGGAACAGATCGAAAACAGCCCGCCGCTTGATGAACATGCGCCGGTATCGCGACGTTATGAAAAAAGGTATTTCGGGTATTATTACTGGCCCTATTACTGGACCGGTGGAGATATCTGGGGTGCAGCGCCATATCCCCCCGCAGTGCCGGTTGAGTATCCCGAAGAGCTGGAGGAGGAAGAGAAAGATCCGGAGAAAAGCCACCTCAGATCCGTCAAAGAGGTGACCGGTTATGATATCCAGCCAACGGACGGTAGAGTCGGTCACGTAGAAGACTTTATCGTCGATGATGAGACATGGACCATCCGATATATGGTGGTAGATACCCGGAAATGGCTGCCGGGACGAAAGGTTCTGGTCTCGCCGGAATGGATTGAGACAATAGCTTGGGGGGAGAACACGGTATCGGTTGATCTGAGTACCGAAGAGATCAAACAAAGCCCTGAATACGATCCTGCCGAACCGGTCAACAGGGAATACGAACTGCGGCTCTATGATTTTTACGGCAGACCGACCTATTGGAAATAGACTCTTTGACTGTAACTTCTACGCAACGTGCGGAGAAGTTTTGGTGAACCGCGCAAAGGACGCAAAGAAGTCTGGATGGGTTCTGTCATGAAAAACAAGAAATGCTTCTCATTGGCACAATTCTTGGTCTTCTTTATTTAATTGAAAATGACCGAACCGGTTATCCAAAGTAGACCAGGGCCTGCCTCATATCGTCATCAATGTCATTTACCAGATTGTCCAGTTCCGTCTTGTATGTTTGCCAGCTGTTTTCATCAGATTGCTCCAACACTTTCAGCCTGGCCTTGGCGTCTTCATGTTTTCGGAGAGTCGTCTCTATCTGAATATCCGGGGTGTTTTCCTTCCTCCGTTCCATTTTGGTCTTTATCTCGTTCAACGTTTCACCCAGTTCCGCCAGCCGGATATCCATTTGTGTACGGTATTTTTCTTTTTCGTTCATCGCTGTCTCCTTCCTGAGAATGCTGTCAAAAGCCTGTTCGTTAACGGCTTATAACCCCAAAAAAAACAGATGGCCATGGGGTCAAGCCCGTATATATGTCCGATGAAAAAAGTACCATTGTGCTATCCCTGTATCATTTTTTTGAAGTCCTCTTCATCAATGATCCGAACTCCCTGATTTTTGGCATCGTCCAGTTTGCTTCCAGGATCTGCCCCTGCAACCACATAGTCTGTTTCCCCGCTGACGCTTGAAGTGGCACGGCCCCCCAGATCTTCCACACGTCTTTGGGCCTCATTTCGCGTATAATTTTTCAGTTTTCCTGTAAAAACAAAGACCTTGCCTTGAAGCGGCAGTGCCTTTTGCTTACCGCTCATCTCATTTGGCTCTACGCCTTCTTTCTCGAGGCGTGCCAAAACTTGTTTATTTATGTCTTCTGCAAAAAACTGGGTCACCGCCCGCGCGATTTCAGGCCCTATCTCCTCAGTGTTTTCCAGGTCATTCTTAGTCGCTTCTTTGAGGGCCTCCAGGTTTTGAAAGCGTTCCCCCAGTACCCTCGCCATTCGACGACCCACGTGGCGAATGCCCAGGGCGTACAGGAATCTGTCCAGCGGGAGATGCTTCGTCTCCTGTATGGCATCGTGAAGCTGTGTAGCGGATTTCTGTGCAAAACCGTCCAGTTTGAGCAGATCTTTCGCCGAGAGGGTGTAAAGATCCGCAACATCATTCACAAGACCCTTTTGGACCATATCCTGAGCTGTCTTCTCTCCCAGCCCGCTGATATCCAGCGCATCTCTCGAAGCGTAGTGAACGATCCTGCCGACAACCTGAGGGGGGCAGGAAAGGCCGGCAGGACAAAAATAATACGCACCCTCCCTGAAGATCTTGGCCCCACAGGCCGGACATTTAGTGGGCATGGAGAATGGTTTCTGTCGCTTTTTGCCAGGTGCCTTGACGCGTTCCATAACCTCGGGTATGACGTCCCCCGCCCGTACGATACGCACCTTGTCGCCGGGTCGCACATCCTTTTTCTTGACCTCGTCTTCATTGTGCAGGGTGGCCCGGCTGACCGTAACACCCCCCACGTCCACAGGCTGGAGAAGGGCTACCGGCGTCAGCACACCCGTTCTTCCTACCTGAACTACAATCTCCTCCAGGATAGTCACTTCCCTCTTGGGCGAGAACTTCCAGGCATAAGCCCATCGGGGGCTCCGCTGCCGCACCCCGAGTTTCGCCCTTTGCTCATAACTGTCCACCTTGATGACAATCCCGTCTATCTCGTATTCCAGATCGTCTCGCCGTCTTGACATCTTTTCATGATACGACGCAATGGCCTCAAAACCGGAGGCCTTTTCACGGTGAGGGTTTGTCTTGAGTCCCCACCGGTCGAACTGCTTCAATGCCTCCCAGTGGGAAGCAAGGCCATCCCCTTCGATATTGAGTATTTCATAGAAAAAGATATCCAGCGGCCTCCCTGCCACATTTTTTGGGTCCAGCTGCCGCATGGTGCCTGCAGCTGCATTCCGAGGATTGGCGAATGGATCCTGTCCCTTTTCGATGCGCTCGCGGTTCAACTGCTGAAATCCCTGTTTGGTCATAAAGACCTCTCCCCGGACCGAGAGAAAATCGGGCAAACCCGTTCCATCCTGCAGATGCATGGGAATCACCCGGATGGTCTTGACATTTTCCGAGATATCTTCGCCTACCTCTCCGTTTCCGCGCGTGGCGCCATACTGGAAGCGTCCTTTCTCGTAGACCACTTCTATGGAGAGTCCATCGAACTTGGGCTCCAGTACATATTCGACCGTTTTCCCTTTGGTGTTGCGGCGCATGAAATCATGGAAGTTGCGGACATCTTTCTCTTCCAGGGCTGAATTCAGGCTGAGCATAAGCTCGGCGTGCGCCACCTTCTTCAACTCGTCCACAGGTTCGGCCCCCACCCGCTGCGTAGGAGAGGTGTCGGAAAGAAGATCCGGGAATGCCTCCTCCAGTTTTTCCAGACGCTGGAAGAGTTTGTCATAGACAGCATCCGAGATCCGGGGCTGGTTCTTGACATAGTAGAGATAGTCGTGATATTCGATCCCCTCTCTCAAGGCCTCCACCTCTTTGCGGGCCTCTTCCCGGCTCAGCTTATCCACATCTTTAAAATCAATGTCAGGATTTTTCTTGAAGTCCATAGCGTTATCCAAAGAAGGCCCAAGGCGTTAGACACCAGGCACCGGGTTTCCATTCGGAAATACATATCCCCAGTACCTACTTCATTATCATTTCCTGCAGCTTCAATGCATTTTGAGCGGCATATGCCGCCTCGTCATTGTCAAAATAACAGAACACCTCTCTCCCCATGTCCGTCCAGGTGGAAAAGGCGCCCGCCCATCCGGAAAGCGCCGAAATCGTGTATTTCCCCTTGTAGGCCCCTTCGGGCCCGTGGAGTCGAACGTAGATGAGGTCCGCGGTAACCTCTTTGGGAGAGAGGTATCCGGCCAGATCGTAGATGCAGAAAGCCGTCCCGAACATATCCATGGCCTCGTAGACCGCAGGGTTCATCCAGGACGTGTCTCGAAACTCAAAGGCATACCGGTGATCCCCGGGCAATACCTCCAGAAAATCATAGAATCGGTCCGGATTAAAGCGCCATCGGGGAGGTAGTTGAAAGAGGATCGGACCGAGTTTGTCTCCCAGGACATCCACCCTGTTCAGAAAGGTGTTCAAGGGCTCTTTGGGATCTTTCAGCTTTTTCATGTGGGTGATATAGCGGCTGGCTTTTACGGCAAATTTGAATCCTTCCGGGACGGTCTTGCGCCATGCCTTCAGGGTCTCCGCTGTGGGAAGCCGGTAAAAGGAATTGTTTATTTCCACCGTATGGAAATGCTGAGCATAATATGCAAGATAGTCTTTGTTCCGTATGTCGTCGGGATAAAAAGCTCCTTCCCAGTGCTTATAATGCCAGCCCGAAGTGCCCACATGTACGTTTTCCAGCCCTGCCATAAAATCTCCTTGTTTAGGCAACGGTCATTTCCCCTTCAGGTATTCTCTGCCCACCTTGACCAGCCCGGCTGTGAAGCCGTTTTGATAGCAACTATGGAATTTTACAGCAGATGTAGGTATTTCACAATAGGGTGAGTAGCGTATATATGCAGCATGACGGACACGCCCGGCTAAATCAGAATCCTATTCAGACAGCAAGTATCCTTTGCATTCCTTTTACCATATGGTATAATGGACCACATGAAGGCCAGGCTCATATATCGTGAGAAATTCATTTATGCTGACAGCGCCATTCGCGAAATGGTTCTTTGGCAGCTTCCTGAAAAGAGCAAGGATAGGCCTCATGGATTGAAGTACCGCCTTTATTACGGGCTTCATGACGGAACCTGCCTGATTCGCTATGACAATGAATCAGGCAAGGGTGATCACAAACACGTTCATGGCCGCGAAGAACCTTTTCGCTTTGAGAACGTTGAAACACTGGTGGCGGATTTCCTTCAAGAAATCGAGAAGGTTAGAAAGGAATACAGATGAAAAAGCAAATCACAATCGGGGTGGGTGACGCTGAAAGCACGGCCGCGGATTTTGTTGAGGCCTGGAAGCGAGCCGAACGCGGGGAAGAGTTGCAGGTTGATCAGCGGCTGTATTTCGAAAACTTGGAGACCCTCCTCAAGACACTCTCCCCCGGCAGGTGGATCTTACTGAGAAAACTGCGCACAAGCGGTCCAATGAGCGTCCGCACTCTGGCAAAAGGATTGGAGCGCGATTACAAGAACGTGCATACAGATGTCCATCGATTAGAAATGACAGGTCTGATTGCCCGGACCAAAGACAACCAGATCGAGGTGCCCTGGGATATCGTGGAAGCCCGACTCAAACTGGCGGCTTAATGCCGCATTCTATAGTTTTTCAGATAAATAATTTCCGGGTTGAGGTTGAAACCTTAATCCGGAGATGTCAGTTGCAGGGTCTTCACCGCGTAGGTTGGGTTAGCGTCGGGAAAGGTTGCAAACATGCCTTCGTCAATCGGACATTGATGGCTGGAATGTATTTGAATCCAGCATGTTAAGCGTAACCCAACTATTTGGTGGCGGGTGATGGTCACCGCCCGCTCGTTGGGTTTCGCTACGCTCTACCCAACCTACGCTGGCAACCTCAGTGAAAAATTTGTGAAATTTAATTTCTGAAAAACTATATAGACTCACACCCCGGTGAAACAAGAGCAAGAAATGGTTTCACAGGGCAGGCGGGGCCACCCCGAGTGAAACAACAGAGAAAAGGGCATGTTCCCGTTTATTTTCAAAAAAAATCCTTTGTGTGCTTTGTGTCTTTGTTTACCCCGCCTGCCCTGTTCAATTCCGAAGGACAGCGCAGCGTATTTACACAGGGTAGCTTCGGAAAATGGTACTGGGGTGTGAGTCCCGCCTGGCGGGATTGGTTACGGGTATCCACGTTAGGCCCTTATTCCCCGGTCTTCTGTCATGAAAAACAAGAAAATATGGCCATCCTTCCACTGCACGCTTAGCCTTCCGTCATTCCGGCATGCCCTTAGCCGGAATCCAGTCCGCCGTATTTCTGGATTCCGGCTGGAAACGTGCCGGAATGACGGGACAGCGCCAGCCGTTTTGCTTGCGGGTATCCGCGTTAGTGATCTTAAGGGCAATCTATGGCCCGGAATTACCGGACTGACAAGAGCTTTAGTAGACAAGGGGAGAGGGGCAATACAGCGGTAGGAGGAGGCTTATACGTGATGGACCCTATTCACGATGGGCTGGGTGTTAGGTATTGAGTATTGGGTATTGGGGGCAAACGCATATCGCACATCGCGAAAGGAGCTGCGGGTGTTTACCATTGATACAGCAGAATACGACGCGGTGATATTCGATTTGGACGGGGTGGTGACCCAGACGGCGAAGGTCCATGCCGCGGCATGGAAGGCGCTTTTTGACGAATACCTCGAGAAGCGGAAAGGGAAAGGGTACCGACCGTTTGACCCCGATGCTGATTACCGGCGGTATGTGGACGGCAAGCCGCGGTATGACGGGGTTCAGAGTTTTTTAGTCTCACGCGATATCGACCTTCCGTACGGTTCGCCGGACGATTCATCCGACATGGAAACCATTTGCGGACTTGGCAACCGGAAAAATGAATACTTTCAAAAGTATCTGAAGAGAGATGGCGTAGAGGTTTACCATGCCGCCACGGATCTTATCCGTCAGTTGAGGGATGCCGGCATACGGACGGCGGTCGTCTCTTCCAGTAAGAATTGCGTCCCGGTGCTGAAGGCTTCGGGGATTGCGGATTTGTTTGATGTCAAAATTGACGGCGTAGACTCGGAAGAACGGGGGCTGCCAGGCAAGCCCGCACCGGATATTTTCCTGGAGGCCGCTGCGGAGCTTGGCGTGGATCCTGGACGGTCCGTCGTTGTGGAGGATGCCATCGTTGGTGTGCAGGCAGGGAAAAAAGGGGGCTTTGGCTGTGTGATTTGGGTAAACCGGAAGGGACATAATCAGACCTCGTACGAAAACCAGGCGGACATGGTGGTAACCGATCTTTCTCAGCTTGGGATTGCCCAAACCCACGATCTTCCCTCCGCGCTTGAGGCACAGGGGGAGATTGCCCGCCGGCTTTCGAAGGGCCGCACGGCCGTATTTCTGGATTATGACGGGACCTTGACCCCTATCGTATCGCGGCCTGAAGACGCCGTTCTCTCCGATGCCATGCGGCATGTACTCAGGGAATTGGCAGAACGCTGTACCGTGTCTGTTCTCAGCGGAAGAGATCTTCCCGATGTCAAAGAAAAGGTGGGGATCGAGAACCTTGTTTATGCCGGAAGCCACGGCTTCGACATTGCAGGCCCCCAAGACCGGCACATAACATCCCAGCAGGGCACGTCCTTTCTTCCCACCCTGGACAAGGCCCAGCAAGACCTGAACAAGGAATTATCCAACATCCCTGGTGCGATGGTGGAACGTAAGAAGTTCTCCATTGCCGTCCATTACCGCAATGTTAAAGCAGAAAGAGCTTCCGACGTATCAAATATTGTAAACAGGGTCCATGCCGACTACCCGGAACTGCGCAAATCCGAGGGGAAGAAGGTATTCGAATTGCAGCCCGGGATAGACTGGGATAAGGGAAAGGCGCTCTTGTGGCTGCTGGAAAAGCTGGGGCTCGATCAACCCGACGTTATCCCCATGTATATCGGGGATGATGTCACCGATGAGGATGCGTTCAAGGTCCTGGCAGATCGGGGGATCGGCATCGTGGTACAGGAAGCGCCCCGCCCCTCCGCAGCGCAGTACCGGCTGAACGATACGGATGAGGTCTATCGGTTCCTGCATTGGGTAGTGGGAATTGGGTAGTGGTTGTGGGTGTCGGGTATTAGGCCCTTATTCCCTGGTCTTCTGTCATGAAAAACAAGAAAATATGGCCATCCTTCCACTGCACGTTTAGCCTTCCGTCATTCCGGCTGAGGGCATGCCGGAATGACGGGACAGCACCAGCCGTTTTGGTTGCGGGTATCAGCGTTAGGTGGTATTCCATCTTCCACGTTCCGAGTTCCGAGTTCCGCGTTTGGGACGATCACGGGTACTGGACATCCCACCATCAACCATCACCGGGAAAGGAGCATAGTAATGACGGTCTGGTCCTTGGTCTACGAAGATTTCAATCCGGATCAGGAAAAGCTTCGGGAAGCGCTTTGCACTCTCGGAAACGGCTATTTTGCCACACGCGGGGCATCCCCCGAATCAGAAGCCGATGACATCCACTACCCTGGAACCTATCTGGCAGGGGGATACAACCGCCTCAAGACGGAAATCAAGGGTAAGGTGATTGAGAACGAGGACCTGGTCAATCTGCCCAACTGGCTCACTCTGGGCTTCCGTTACCCCGGTGGAGAATGGTTCGATCTGACCCGGGTGGACATCCTTGAGTATCGTCAGGAATTGGACATGAAGAGAGGCCTTCTCTTACGCACCGTCCTTTTCAAAGACCTGGAGGGGAGGCGCACCATCCTGAAAGAACGCCGGCTGGTGCACATGGCCGAGCCCCACCTGGCGGCCCTGGAGATTGTCTTTACCCCTGAAAACTGGTCCGGAGAGGTGGAGTTTCGATCGGCCCTGGATGGAAGGGTGACCAATGACGGGGTCCCTCGCTACCGGGGGCTCAACAGCAACCACCTGGAGACTCTGGAAGCCAGGGCCGTGGATGAAGAAACCCTCTTTCTCAAAGTCCGGACCAGGCAGTCCGGACTTAAGATCGCGCAGGCGGCAAGGACCCGCGTCTCAAGAAACGGCGATGTCCTGGACGTTGAAAGGGGCGCCGTTGCAGAGCCCGGTTACACGGCCCATCACTTCACCCTCCAGGTGGAAAAAGGAACGGACCTTTGCGTGGAAAAGGTCATGGCCCTTTTCACCTCAAGAGATTACGCCTCAGCCGAGTGCGGCCTCGAGGCGCTGAAATTCGTTAAACGGGCCGGGGGCTTTGATGCGTTGCTTAAAACGACCGCCCTGGCTTGGAAGCACCTGTGGCGCCGTTTTGATATCGAGTACCAGGAAAAAGCGCCCCCTGTGGACGATCGCACAGGGATGATTCTGCATCTCTATACCTTTCATCTCCTCCAGAGCACCTCCACGCACACCATGGACCTGGACGTGGGCGTTCCCTCGAGGGGATGGCATGGAGAAGCCTATCGGGGGCATATCTTCTGGGATGAACTCTTTATTTTTCCGTTCCTCGACCTTCGGGTCCCTGAAATTACCCGCTCCCTTCTCATGTATCGATACCGCCGTATCCACGAGGCCCGCGCCGCGGCCCGGCAGGAAGGTTACCGGGGCGCCATGTACCCGTGGCAGAGCGGAAGCAATGGGCGGGAAGAAACCCAGCGGATCCATCTGAACCCCAAATCCGGTCGGTGGATTCCGGATCATTCCCGGCACCAGCGCCATGTGAACACGGCCATTGCACATAACATCTGCCAATACTACCAGGCCACTCAGGACATGGAGTTCCTGTCTTTTTACGGCGCAGAGATGATTTTGGAGATCGCCCGGTTCTGGTCCAGCATTTCGAGCTACAACCCTGATCTGGACCGCTACGAAATCCTCGGCGTCATGGGTCCGGATGAGTATCATGAGGCTTATCCGGATTCCGACAAACCCGGAGTGAACAACAATGCCTACACCAATATCATGGCGGTGTGGGTCTTGACCGAGGCCCTGAAAGTGCTGGAGCGTCTCCCGGAAGACCGGAAGAATGAGCTTTGCGAGGTCCTGGCCCTGGAAGACGAAGAGCTGGCACTCTGGGAGGATATCAGCCGCAGGATGCGCATAGTCTTCCACGGCGACGGAATTATCAGCCAGTTCGAGGGCTATGACAAACTCAAAGAATTTGATTGGGACGGATACAGGGAAAAGTATGGGGATATTCAAAGACTGGACAGGATCCTTGAAGCCGAAGGCGATTCTCCGAACAACTATAAGGCTTCCAAGCAGGCCGATGTGCTCATGTTGTTTTACCTCTTTTCATCTGAGGAGCTGAATAATCTCTTTGACCGGCTGGGGTATCCTTTCGAGTACGAGACCATACCCAAAAACATCGATTATTACATAGAGCGAACCAGCCACGGATCGACCCTTAGCCGGGTGGTTCACTCCTGGGTCCTTGCCAGGAGAGACAGGCCCCGGTCATGGAATCTTTTTACCGAGGCCCTGGAGAGCGATATTTCCGACATTCAGGGAGGAACCACCCCCGAAGGCATTCATTTAGGCGCCATGGCCGGGTGCATCAACATGATCCAGATGGGGTACACAGGCCTGGAAATCCGGGGCGACGTGCTGTGGTTCAACCCCTGCCTCCCCGAACAACTGGAACGGTTGCGCATGCAGATTCGTTATCGGGGACAAACCCTCGCCATAGACATATTTTCCGACAAACTCATCATTACGGCCTGCAAGTGTGCGGAAGCCCCCATACAGATCGGCGTCAAGGATCAGGTATTTACCCTCCGGGAAAATGAAACCAAAGCGATCCAATGGCTGGATCATGAGGTGAAGGAGGTTACGGAATAACGGCGGCTGAAATCGGAGGTTGCAAACAGGGCGCGGCTGCGGGTGGATACCGGTGGTGTAACTGGATTGTGGCGCACAGCGGCTGATCATGGATATCGGAAACACGATCAACCGGAAGGGAATATGGATGCTATCCTTTGGAGGATGTCCTCGGGGGTTGATGTCTTTTTGGACATAAAGAAATCCGTCCCCGCGTCAAAGGCAGCCTTTTTGTACTCGGGCGAATCGTAGCTGGTCATCATAATGATAATCACATCGGCATGTGCCACCTTCAATCTTCTGGTCAACTCAAAGCCGTTTTCGTCCGGCAATCGCACATCCAGAAAAATAAGTTCAGGGACCTTTGTTTCCACTGCCTGGACGGCCCTGTTTCCATCCTGTGCCTCCCTGACCCGCATAGCGGGAAATCCTGAGATCAATATGCTTTTCAACATTTCCCGGAATGCTTCGCTATCATCCACAATCAAGATGTCAGGCATCATCCTCTCCTGAGTTGAAGCGATCGGGTTGCGGCCATGTCCCAACGGCGGTGGGTTGAATATAATGGCCGGAGAGCTCCACCACAGCCAGGGTATGATTGCGATCACCATATCCTTTGTTACTTTACTTCTTTTTTTGAGTATGGTATATGGGTTCGATCATGTATAAAGGTGGAAATTATTCACCATTTATGAACGGATCCTTCACAACATCGTCACACACCAA
The sequence above is drawn from the Deltaproteobacteria bacterium genome and encodes:
- a CDS encoding PRC-barrel domain-containing protein, with product MLRSLSATENYVLSAKDGDIGRCKDFLFDDEFWTIRYMVADTGKWLPGRKVLISPISLGEPDWLQRRFSVNLTKEQIENSPPLDEHAPVSRRYEKRYFGYYYWPYYWTGGDIWGAAPYPPAVPVEYPEELEEEEKDPEKSHLRSVKEVTGYDIQPTDGRVGHVEDFIVDDETWTIRYMVVDTRKWLPGRKVLVSPEWIETIAWGENTVSVDLSTEEIKQSPEYDPAEPVNREYELRLYDFYGRPTYWK
- the ligA gene encoding NAD-dependent DNA ligase LigA, which codes for MDFKKNPDIDFKDVDKLSREEARKEVEALREGIEYHDYLYYVKNQPRISDAVYDKLFQRLEKLEEAFPDLLSDTSPTQRVGAEPVDELKKVAHAELMLSLNSALEEKDVRNFHDFMRRNTKGKTVEYVLEPKFDGLSIEVVYEKGRFQYGATRGNGEVGEDISENVKTIRVIPMHLQDGTGLPDFLSVRGEVFMTKQGFQQLNRERIEKGQDPFANPRNAAAGTMRQLDPKNVAGRPLDIFFYEILNIEGDGLASHWEALKQFDRWGLKTNPHREKASGFEAIASYHEKMSRRRDDLEYEIDGIVIKVDSYEQRAKLGVRQRSPRWAYAWKFSPKREVTILEEIVVQVGRTGVLTPVALLQPVDVGGVTVSRATLHNEDEVKKKDVRPGDKVRIVRAGDVIPEVMERVKAPGKKRQKPFSMPTKCPACGAKIFREGAYYFCPAGLSCPPQVVGRIVHYASRDALDISGLGEKTAQDMVQKGLVNDVADLYTLSAKDLLKLDGFAQKSATQLHDAIQETKHLPLDRFLYALGIRHVGRRMARVLGERFQNLEALKEATKNDLENTEEIGPEIARAVTQFFAEDINKQVLARLEKEGVEPNEMSGKQKALPLQGKVFVFTGKLKNYTRNEAQRRVEDLGGRATSSVSGETDYVVAGADPGSKLDDAKNQGVRIIDEEDFKKMIQG
- a CDS encoding DUF72 domain-containing protein — its product is MAGLENVHVGTSGWHYKHWEGAFYPDDIRNKDYLAYYAQHFHTVEINNSFYRLPTAETLKAWRKTVPEGFKFAVKASRYITHMKKLKDPKEPLNTFLNRVDVLGDKLGPILFQLPPRWRFNPDRFYDFLEVLPGDHRYAFEFRDTSWMNPAVYEAMDMFGTAFCIYDLAGYLSPKEVTADLIYVRLHGPEGAYKGKYTISALSGWAGAFSTWTDMGREVFCYFDNDEAAYAAQNALKLQEMIMK
- a CDS encoding DUF6516 family protein, which gives rise to MKARLIYREKFIYADSAIREMVLWQLPEKSKDRPHGLKYRLYYGLHDGTCLIRYDNESGKGDHKHVHGREEPFRFENVETLVADFLQEIEKVRKEYR
- a CDS encoding MarR family transcriptional regulator — its product is MKKQITIGVGDAESTAADFVEAWKRAERGEELQVDQRLYFENLETLLKTLSPGRWILLRKLRTSGPMSVRTLAKGLERDYKNVHTDVHRLEMTGLIARTKDNQIEVPWDIVEARLKLAA
- the otsB gene encoding trehalose-phosphatase, with the translated sequence MGWVLGIEYWVLGANAYRTSRKELRVFTIDTAEYDAVIFDLDGVVTQTAKVHAAAWKALFDEYLEKRKGKGYRPFDPDADYRRYVDGKPRYDGVQSFLVSRDIDLPYGSPDDSSDMETICGLGNRKNEYFQKYLKRDGVEVYHAATDLIRQLRDAGIRTAVVSSSKNCVPVLKASGIADLFDVKIDGVDSEERGLPGKPAPDIFLEAAAELGVDPGRSVVVEDAIVGVQAGKKGGFGCVIWVNRKGHNQTSYENQADMVVTDLSQLGIAQTHDLPSALEAQGEIARRLSKGRTAVFLDYDGTLTPIVSRPEDAVLSDAMRHVLRELAERCTVSVLSGRDLPDVKEKVGIENLVYAGSHGFDIAGPQDRHITSQQGTSFLPTLDKAQQDLNKELSNIPGAMVERKKFSIAVHYRNVKAERASDVSNIVNRVHADYPELRKSEGKKVFELQPGIDWDKGKALLWLLEKLGLDQPDVIPMYIGDDVTDEDAFKVLADRGIGIVVQEAPRPSAAQYRLNDTDEVYRFLHWVVGIG
- a CDS encoding glycoside hydrolase family 65 protein, which encodes MTVWSLVYEDFNPDQEKLREALCTLGNGYFATRGASPESEADDIHYPGTYLAGGYNRLKTEIKGKVIENEDLVNLPNWLTLGFRYPGGEWFDLTRVDILEYRQELDMKRGLLLRTVLFKDLEGRRTILKERRLVHMAEPHLAALEIVFTPENWSGEVEFRSALDGRVTNDGVPRYRGLNSNHLETLEARAVDEETLFLKVRTRQSGLKIAQAARTRVSRNGDVLDVERGAVAEPGYTAHHFTLQVEKGTDLCVEKVMALFTSRDYASAECGLEALKFVKRAGGFDALLKTTALAWKHLWRRFDIEYQEKAPPVDDRTGMILHLYTFHLLQSTSTHTMDLDVGVPSRGWHGEAYRGHIFWDELFIFPFLDLRVPEITRSLLMYRYRRIHEARAAARQEGYRGAMYPWQSGSNGREETQRIHLNPKSGRWIPDHSRHQRHVNTAIAHNICQYYQATQDMEFLSFYGAEMILEIARFWSSISSYNPDLDRYEILGVMGPDEYHEAYPDSDKPGVNNNAYTNIMAVWVLTEALKVLERLPEDRKNELCEVLALEDEELALWEDISRRMRIVFHGDGIISQFEGYDKLKEFDWDGYREKYGDIQRLDRILEAEGDSPNNYKASKQADVLMLFYLFSSEELNNLFDRLGYPFEYETIPKNIDYYIERTSHGSTLSRVVHSWVLARRDRPRSWNLFTEALESDISDIQGGTTPEGIHLGAMAGCINMIQMGYTGLEIRGDVLWFNPCLPEQLERLRMQIRYRGQTLAIDIFSDKLIITACKCAEAPIQIGVKDQVFTLRENETKAIQWLDHEVKEVTE
- a CDS encoding response regulator transcription factor; the encoded protein is MMPDILIVDDSEAFREMLKSILISGFPAMRVREAQDGNRAVQAVETKVPELIFLDVRLPDENGFELTRRLKVAHADVIIIMMTSYDSPEYKKAAFDAGTDFFMSKKTSTPEDILQRIASIFPSG